Proteins from a genomic interval of Rhodococcoides fascians A25f:
- a CDS encoding SDR family NAD(P)-dependent oxidoreductase, with protein MTASDSPSDIPVVQDDGRPPRVLVTGATGYLGGRLAPRLLDEGYRVRVLARTPGKLDNVPWATNVEIVRGDLSDRESLKEALTGVDIMYYLVHSMGTAGHSDFADTERDSAENVAAVAAECGVGRIVYLGGLHPPTGELSPHLKSRAEVGRILIESGVPTVVLQAGVVIGSGSASFEMIRHLTNRLPVMTTPRWVHNRIQPIAVRDVLHYLIGAASAPIAESRTFDIGGPDVMQYGEMMNIYADVAGLRQRRIIVLPVLTPRLAGHWIGLVTPIPRGLAMPLIESLQYDAVGHEMDIDAVVPRPDNGLTGYRDSVRLALRKIDDGEVETRWTDATGTAAPSDPLPSDPDWAGEVVYTDTRVARSTAESSAIRPALERLADADVLTGWRRDATGPDASASGIEHTTRLKSSTRLPGEAWLDLTVGGTAKQPTIEQRLVFFPRGLAGRAVWYASLPARLVVARRMLRTVVHRVDADAASHATDRRARS; from the coding sequence ATGACAGCTTCCGATTCGCCGTCCGACATCCCCGTGGTTCAGGACGACGGACGCCCACCCCGCGTGCTGGTGACCGGTGCAACGGGATACCTGGGCGGGCGTCTGGCACCGCGTCTGCTCGACGAGGGGTACCGGGTCCGAGTGCTTGCTCGCACCCCCGGCAAGCTCGACAACGTGCCGTGGGCGACGAATGTCGAGATCGTCCGCGGTGATCTGAGCGACCGGGAATCGCTGAAGGAGGCGCTGACCGGAGTCGACATCATGTACTACCTGGTGCATTCCATGGGCACCGCAGGCCATTCCGATTTCGCCGATACCGAACGCGACAGCGCCGAGAACGTCGCGGCCGTTGCTGCCGAGTGCGGCGTCGGTCGCATCGTGTATCTCGGTGGACTGCACCCGCCCACCGGTGAGTTGTCGCCCCACCTGAAGTCTCGTGCCGAGGTCGGACGCATTCTGATCGAGTCGGGCGTTCCCACCGTGGTGCTGCAGGCGGGCGTCGTGATCGGATCGGGTTCGGCGTCGTTCGAGATGATTCGCCACCTGACCAACCGACTTCCGGTGATGACCACGCCGCGGTGGGTACACAACCGAATCCAGCCGATCGCTGTCCGCGACGTGCTGCACTACCTGATCGGGGCCGCGAGCGCACCGATCGCCGAATCCCGGACCTTCGACATCGGCGGACCGGACGTCATGCAGTACGGCGAGATGATGAACATCTACGCCGACGTCGCGGGACTGCGGCAGCGTCGCATCATCGTGCTTCCGGTGCTGACTCCGCGATTGGCCGGCCACTGGATCGGGTTGGTCACACCCATTCCGCGCGGGCTGGCGATGCCGCTCATCGAATCGCTGCAGTACGACGCCGTCGGTCACGAGATGGACATCGACGCCGTCGTGCCCCGCCCGGACAACGGTCTGACGGGCTACCGCGATTCGGTTCGGCTGGCACTGCGCAAGATCGACGACGGCGAGGTCGAGACGAGGTGGACCGACGCCACCGGTACCGCGGCACCGTCGGATCCACTTCCGTCGGACCCGGATTGGGCCGGGGAAGTGGTGTACACCGACACTCGGGTCGCCAGAAGTACGGCGGAGTCGAGTGCGATCCGGCCTGCATTGGAACGATTGGCCGACGCAGACGTGCTCACCGGCTGGCGTCGCGACGCCACCGGACCCGACGCGTCGGCGTCGGGCATCGAACACACCACCCGGCTCAAGTCCTCGACCCGGCTGCCCGGCGAGGCGTGGCTGGACCTCACGGTCGGGGGAACCGCGAAGCAGCCGACGATCGAGCAGCGGTTGGTGTTCTTCCCGCGTGGACTGGCCGGTCGCGCAGTCTGGT
- a CDS encoding DMT family transporter, with translation MLALVAAVGYGVSDFVGGVASRRVAALRVVIVSYPLSLVIVLLVAPFVGGTIELSAMLWGLASGVAGGVAVWWFYLALAAGPMAVVSPVTAVLVAGIPVLVGLSMGERPGIIAFVGIAVALVAVVLVSKESPDEVTGEVAGGREMKFTRTVAWLTVGSGVTFAFAFIFLHRIGDGSGLWPLAASRASATAVVWVVALASGHFSPPHGSVLKLAAFVSVLDVVANAALIYAYQDGLLSLVSVIASLYPAATVLLAMVMLGERVGTLQKIGMALALGAIAMIALAG, from the coding sequence CTGCTCGCTCTGGTAGCTGCTGTGGGCTATGGGGTGAGCGATTTCGTCGGCGGTGTCGCATCCCGCCGGGTAGCGGCACTGCGCGTGGTCATCGTCTCGTACCCGCTGTCGCTGGTGATCGTTCTGCTCGTGGCTCCGTTCGTCGGCGGCACGATCGAACTGTCGGCGATGTTGTGGGGGCTGGCCTCGGGTGTCGCAGGCGGCGTTGCGGTGTGGTGGTTCTATCTGGCGCTCGCCGCCGGTCCGATGGCCGTGGTCTCGCCTGTCACCGCGGTACTGGTCGCCGGTATCCCGGTGCTGGTCGGGCTGTCGATGGGCGAGCGTCCCGGCATCATCGCTTTCGTCGGCATCGCAGTCGCCCTGGTGGCCGTGGTGCTGGTCAGCAAGGAATCTCCGGACGAGGTGACCGGTGAAGTGGCTGGCGGTCGGGAGATGAAGTTCACCCGAACCGTGGCCTGGTTGACGGTCGGTTCGGGCGTGACGTTCGCTTTCGCGTTCATTTTTCTGCATCGGATCGGCGACGGCAGTGGACTGTGGCCGCTCGCGGCGTCGCGTGCGTCGGCAACCGCGGTGGTCTGGGTGGTAGCTCTGGCTTCCGGGCACTTCTCGCCCCCGCACGGCAGCGTGCTCAAACTTGCGGCATTCGTCAGTGTGCTCGACGTGGTTGCCAATGCCGCCCTGATCTACGCCTATCAGGACGGTCTTCTGTCGTTGGTGAGCGTCATTGCCTCGCTCTATCCGGCAGCAACGGTCTTGCTCGCCATGGTGATGCTCGGCGAAAGAGTCGGAACTCTGCAGAAGATCGGAATGGCGTTGGCGCTCGGCGCGATCGCGATGATTGCCCTCGCAGGTTGA
- the smpB gene encoding SsrA-binding protein SmpB has translation MREKGRKAIATNRKARHNYSILDVLEAGVALVGTEVKSLRDGKASLVDAFATVDDGEIWLRGLHIAEYTLGSWTNHAPRRNRKLLLHRREIDRLASKVKEGNLTLVPLSMYFSDGKVKVELALAKGKQDYDKRQSLAKRTAEREVTRELGRRVKGMR, from the coding sequence GTGAGAGAGAAGGGCCGCAAGGCCATCGCGACCAATCGCAAGGCGCGGCACAACTACTCCATACTCGACGTCCTCGAGGCCGGAGTTGCCCTCGTCGGAACCGAGGTCAAGAGTCTGCGCGACGGCAAGGCCTCCCTGGTCGACGCCTTCGCGACCGTCGACGACGGTGAAATCTGGCTGCGCGGACTGCACATCGCGGAGTACACGCTCGGTAGCTGGACCAACCATGCGCCGCGGCGAAACCGCAAACTGCTTCTTCACCGTCGCGAGATCGACCGCCTTGCAAGCAAGGTCAAAGAGGGCAACCTCACGCTGGTGCCGTTGTCGATGTATTTCTCCGACGGCAAGGTCAAGGTCGAACTTGCCTTGGCCAAGGGCAAGCAGGACTACGACAAGAGACAGTCGTTGGCCAAGCGCACCGCCGAACGCGAGGTCACTCGTGAGCTGGGGCGTCGTGTGAAGGGCATGCGCTGA